The DNA region GAAACAAAAAGTCAGACTGAGAGGTCCTTATTCAGTAGGCTCCCCTCCTGGACGCGTTCTAACCTCGTCTTTTATTCGGCACGTAGGTGAGGAATATGTCCTTTGACCCGATGGCCGCTGCGGTTGATTGGCTGGATGCCTACCGCGCTGGCGAGCTTGAAGAAATCCTTGGCATGTATGCCGATGATGCTGTGATCTACTGCGATTGTGGAGGCCACAAGACGCTGACCGGTAGGGAAGCGATCCGCGCTTACTGGATCGACAGCCTTAAGCGTTATCCGGCCTTCGCACTGGACAACCTGAAGCCAAAATGCAACGAAATCATGATTTCGTATATAACCACCAACGGCTTAGTCTGCGCGATTCTAACTTTCACTGCATCGGGGCAGATTAAAACTGTTAGCTGCGGTCCCGCGAATTGCGCGGTTTAATTTTTCGCAGAGTTCCTCAGCGCCCGCAGGGTTTGCAGTAGCTCCGCTTCTAGGTCGCGGATGTGCTCAGCCGTGGGGCCCTCAATATACTCTTTCGCGAGTTCGCGGCAGCGCAGAAGCTTCCGTTCGATCGCCGCCACATTCCTTAGATTCTCGTCCATATTGCTTTAGACGCGACATCTGCGCGATTGTTCAGTTAAATCCGCTCTGAACGGGCGCAGCGGCTTGAATCATGACGCCTCAGCGGCAAGACATTACGGCCTCAGCGTGGGGAAAACGCTGAGGCCGTGTGCTTCCTATGCTGTCGTTGTCCGCCCGTTGCCACTAAAAGACGGACTTCTGGGTCTAAACAATTTCGTTCAATCAAAGGCCGAGCGCCCAGTCGCCACATCATCGATGTCAGGTCAGGTTCCCAAATCACATATGTGAATCACTAATCCTTTATTGCCACTTTTTCCCGGGTTCTTCATTTCATTTTCCTAAGTTCCGGTTCGCCTGCATCAGCGTTTTTGCGCGCGATTGAAGACCTTGCCGGAAATGCCGCCGCTCGCCATGCAGCACGCTCGCCGCTGTAAGAGCGAACGGCTCCCATTGAAGGCCGAAGGCGAGGACCACCGGTCCATGGGACTTTACAACCAACCGGCCTAATCATTGCTCCAGTACACATACGCTTGACCAACGTCTTGCCTTCGATCCTTTGCGACACTCAATTCCTAGCGGCTCCCCGACCATCCGATTCAGGCAGATGACTAGGTGCGTCATGGCTTCGTAGCACCACCCCACACCTCTCTCCGGCGGCGACCGCAAGGCGCTGACGAAAGAACTGGCGCGCGCCCGCGCGGTGACGACCATCCTCGCCATCCGCTCGGCCGAGAAGCGCGCGGCCGGCGAAGCCCTGATCCGCGATGGCCGACGACCTCCTGTGCCGGAGCTGGAACGAGAGGATGTGGGCCGATGGCGGTCCGATCGATCCATCGCCCTCGAT from Bradyrhizobium sp. B124 includes:
- a CDS encoding nuclear transport factor 2 family protein — protein: MSFDPMAAAVDWLDAYRAGELEEILGMYADDAVIYCDCGGHKTLTGREAIRAYWIDSLKRYPAFALDNLKPKCNEIMISYITTNGLVCAILTFTASGQIKTVSCGPANCAV